In uncultured Cohaesibacter sp., a genomic segment contains:
- the rpsG gene encoding 30S ribosomal protein S7, with translation MSRRHSAEKRIINPDPKFGDIVISKFMNSIMLDGKKSVSERIVYGALEAVEGKLKQNPVEVFHTALENVMPAVEVRSRRVGGATYQVPVDVRSERKQALAIRWIITAARNRNERTMIDRLSGELLDAFNNRGSAVKKREDTHRMAEANRAFSHYRW, from the coding sequence TTATCAACCCGGATCCTAAGTTCGGTGATATCGTTATTTCAAAATTCATGAACAGCATCATGCTGGACGGTAAAAAGTCTGTTTCCGAACGGATTGTTTACGGTGCTCTTGAAGCTGTCGAAGGAAAGCTGAAGCAGAATCCGGTAGAAGTGTTCCACACTGCTCTGGAAAATGTCATGCCTGCTGTAGAAGTTCGTTCTCGCCGTGTTGGTGGTGCGACTTATCAGGTTCCTGTTGATGTTCGCTCGGAACGCAAACAGGCTTTGGCTATCCGTTGGATCATTACTGCTGCTCGTAACCGTAACGAACGCACCATGATCGATCGCCTCTCCGGCGAGCTTCTGGATGCCTTCAATAACCGCGGTTCGGCAGTCAAGAAACGCGAAGATACGCACCGTATGGCGGAAGCCAACCGTGCCTTCTCGCATTATCGCTGGTAA
- the fusA gene encoding elongation factor G — protein sequence MARSHKIEDYRNFGIMAHIDAGKTTTTERILYYTGKSHKIGEVHDGAATMDWMEQEQERGITITSAATTCFWREKRLNIIDTPGHVDFTIEVERSLRVLDGAVCCLDANAGVEPQTETVWRQADKYSVPRMIFVNKMDKLGADFFRCVEMIESRLGAKPLCLQLPVGAESEFKGIIDLINMKQIIWHEEHLGAEFETNEIPEADLAQAVEYREKLIETVVEIDEAVMEAYLEGEEPSKETLMKLIRKGTIANEFVPILCGTAFKNKGVQPLLDAVVDYLPSPVDIESIRGIDAKTEKPIERHADDNEPFAMLAFKIANDPFVGSLTFCRIYSGKLEAGTSVLNTVKEKRERVGRMLQMHSNSREDIKEAFAGDIVAIAGLKDTTTGDTLCDPLKPVILERMEFPEPVIEIAVEPKSKADQEKMGLALNRLAAEDPSFRVKTDEESGQTIMAGMGELHLDILVDRMRREFKVEANIGAPQVAYRETISRAETIDYTHKKQSGGTGQFGRVKMVIEPNEPGAGFEFKSSIVGGAIPKEYIPGVEKGVQSVMTAGPLAGFPMVDIKVDLIDGAYHDVDSSVLAFEIAARAGFREGCKKAGPKLLEPMMKVEVVTPEDYMGDIIGDINSRRGQISGTESRGVVTVIGAMVPLANMFGYVNTLRSMSQGRAQFTMTFNHYAQVPQAVADEVQAKFA from the coding sequence ATGGCACGCAGCCACAAGATTGAGGATTATCGTAACTTCGGCATCATGGCTCACATCGATGCTGGTAAGACGACCACGACTGAACGAATCCTCTATTACACAGGGAAAAGCCATAAAATTGGCGAGGTTCATGATGGTGCTGCCACCATGGACTGGATGGAACAAGAGCAGGAACGCGGTATCACTATTACCTCTGCTGCTACCACTTGTTTCTGGCGTGAAAAGCGTCTGAACATCATCGACACCCCAGGTCACGTTGACTTCACTATTGAAGTTGAGCGTTCTCTGCGTGTGCTTGACGGCGCTGTGTGCTGCCTGGATGCGAACGCTGGTGTTGAGCCTCAGACTGAAACCGTATGGCGTCAGGCTGACAAATACAGCGTGCCTCGGATGATCTTTGTCAACAAGATGGACAAGCTTGGTGCCGATTTCTTCCGCTGCGTTGAAATGATCGAGAGCCGCCTTGGCGCAAAGCCGCTCTGCCTGCAGCTGCCGGTTGGTGCTGAAAGCGAGTTCAAAGGCATTATCGATCTGATCAACATGAAACAGATCATCTGGCACGAAGAGCATCTGGGTGCAGAGTTCGAAACGAACGAGATCCCGGAAGCCGACTTGGCCCAGGCTGTGGAATATCGCGAAAAGCTGATCGAGACCGTTGTCGAGATCGATGAAGCTGTCATGGAAGCCTATCTGGAAGGCGAAGAGCCATCCAAGGAAACGCTGATGAAGCTGATCCGTAAGGGCACCATTGCCAACGAATTCGTTCCGATCCTCTGCGGTACCGCGTTCAAGAACAAGGGTGTTCAGCCCCTCCTTGACGCTGTTGTCGATTATCTGCCGAGCCCGGTCGACATCGAATCTATCCGTGGTATCGATGCCAAGACCGAAAAGCCGATTGAACGTCATGCTGATGACAACGAGCCATTCGCCATGCTCGCTTTCAAGATCGCGAACGACCCGTTTGTTGGCTCCCTGACTTTCTGCCGTATCTATTCGGGCAAGCTCGAAGCCGGTACGTCGGTTCTCAACACGGTTAAAGAGAAGCGCGAGCGCGTCGGTCGCATGCTTCAGATGCACTCCAACTCTCGTGAGGACATCAAGGAAGCATTCGCTGGTGATATCGTTGCTATCGCCGGTCTGAAGGATACCACCACTGGTGATACCCTCTGCGATCCTCTGAAGCCGGTTATCCTGGAACGCATGGAGTTCCCGGAACCAGTAATTGAAATCGCAGTCGAGCCGAAATCAAAGGCTGACCAGGAAAAGATGGGTCTTGCTCTGAACCGTCTTGCTGCAGAAGATCCTTCCTTCCGTGTTAAAACGGACGAGGAATCCGGCCAGACCATCATGGCTGGCATGGGCGAGCTTCATCTGGACATTCTCGTTGACCGCATGCGTCGCGAGTTCAAGGTTGAGGCAAACATCGGTGCGCCACAGGTGGCCTACCGTGAGACCATCAGCCGTGCTGAAACTATCGATTATACCCACAAGAAACAGTCGGGTGGTACCGGTCAGTTCGGTCGCGTCAAAATGGTTATTGAGCCGAACGAGCCAGGTGCTGGTTTTGAGTTCAAATCCTCTATCGTTGGTGGTGCTATTCCGAAAGAATACATCCCTGGCGTCGAAAAGGGCGTTCAGTCCGTTATGACCGCAGGTCCTCTGGCTGGCTTCCCGATGGTTGACATCAAGGTAGACCTCATTGATGGTGCCTACCATGACGTTGACTCTTCCGTGCTTGCCTTCGAAATTGCTGCTCGCGCAGGTTTCCGCGAAGGTTGCAAGAAAGCTGGTCCGAAACTGCTCGAGCCAATGATGAAAGTCGAAGTTGTTACCCCTGAAGACTACATGGGCGATATCATCGGCGACATCAACTCCCGCCGCGGTCAGATCTCCGGAACTGAATCTCGCGGTGTTGTAACCGTTATTGGCGCTATGGTGCCGTTGGCGAACATGTTTGGCTATGTGAACACTCTTCGTTCCATGTCACAGGGTCGCGCACAGTTCACCATGACGTTTAATCACTATGCACAGGTGCCACAGGCTGTCGCTGACGAAGTTCAGGCTAAATTCGCCTGA
- the tuf gene encoding elongation factor Tu → MAKEKFERTKPHCNIGTIGHVDHGKTTLTAAITMTLAEVGGATAKAYDEIDGAPEEKARGITISTAHVEYETAKRHYAHVDCPGHADYVKNMITGAAQMDGAILVCSAADGPMPQTREHILLARQVGVPALVVYLNKVDQVDDEELLELVEMEVRELLDSYEFPGDEIPIVKGSALAAVENRDPEIGRDSIRALMDAVDDYIPTPDRPVDLPFLLPIEDVFSISGRGTVVTGRVERGIIKVGEEIEIVGIKPTQKTTCTGVEMFRKLLDSGQAGDNVGVLLRGTKREDVERGQVLCKPGSVTPHTKFKAEAYILTKEEGGRHTPFFTNYRPQFYFRTTDVTGVVTLDEGVEMVMPGDNVNMNVQLIVPIAMEEKLRFAIREGGRTVGAGIVGSIIE, encoded by the coding sequence ATGGCTAAGGAAAAGTTTGAACGTACAAAGCCGCATTGTAACATCGGCACGATTGGTCACGTTGACCATGGCAAAACCACGTTGACAGCAGCCATCACGATGACCCTTGCGGAAGTTGGTGGTGCAACGGCTAAGGCTTATGACGAGATTGACGGTGCGCCTGAAGAAAAGGCCCGCGGTATCACGATCTCCACGGCTCACGTTGAGTATGAGACAGCAAAACGTCACTACGCTCACGTTGACTGCCCTGGCCACGCTGACTATGTGAAGAACATGATCACCGGCGCGGCACAGATGGACGGCGCAATTCTGGTTTGCTCTGCAGCCGATGGCCCGATGCCACAGACCCGTGAACACATTCTTCTGGCTCGTCAGGTTGGCGTTCCTGCTCTGGTTGTTTACCTCAACAAGGTTGACCAGGTTGACGACGAAGAACTGCTTGAGCTGGTTGAAATGGAAGTTCGTGAACTGCTGGACTCCTACGAGTTCCCAGGCGACGAAATTCCCATCGTCAAGGGGTCTGCTCTTGCAGCTGTTGAAAACCGTGATCCAGAAATCGGCCGTGATTCCATCCGCGCCCTGATGGACGCAGTTGATGACTACATCCCGACCCCGGATCGTCCGGTTGACCTTCCGTTCCTGCTGCCGATCGAAGACGTGTTCTCGATCTCTGGTCGTGGTACGGTTGTTACCGGTCGTGTCGAACGTGGCATCATCAAGGTAGGCGAAGAAATCGAGATCGTCGGTATCAAGCCAACCCAGAAAACCACCTGCACCGGTGTTGAAATGTTCCGCAAGCTGCTGGATAGCGGCCAGGCAGGCGACAACGTTGGCGTTCTTCTGCGCGGTACCAAGCGTGAAGACGTTGAGCGTGGTCAGGTTCTTTGCAAGCCGGGTTCTGTTACCCCGCACACGAAGTTCAAGGCTGAAGCCTACATTCTGACGAAAGAAGAAGGTGGTCGTCATACCCCGTTCTTCACCAACTATCGTCCTCAGTTCTATTTCCGCACGACCGACGTTACGGGTGTTGTTACCCTTGACGAAGGCGTTGAAATGGTGATGCCAGGCGATAACGTCAACATGAATGTTCAGCTGATCGTTCCGATCGCCATGGAAGAAAAACTGCGCTTCGCTATCCGCGAAGGTGGTCGTACCGTTGGCGCCGGTATCGTCGGCTCAATCATCGAGTAA
- the rpsJ gene encoding 30S ribosomal protein S10 — translation MNGQNIRIRLKAFDHRILDTSAKEIVSTAKRTGANVRGPVPLPTHIEKFTVNRSPHVNKKSREQFEIRTHKRLLDIIDPTPQTVDALMKLDLAAGVDVEIKL, via the coding sequence ATGAACGGTCAGAATATTCGAATTCGCCTTAAGGCATTCGACCATCGCATTCTCGATACGTCAGCTAAGGAAATCGTGTCTACAGCTAAGCGCACAGGCGCTAACGTTCGTGGTCCGGTCCCTCTTCCGACCCATATCGAGAAGTTCACTGTCAACCGTTCGCCGCATGTTAACAAGAAAAGCCGTGAGCAGTTCGAGATCCGTACGCACAAGCGTCTCCTCGACATCATCGACCCGACCCCTCAGACGGTTGATGCCCTCATGAAGCTAGATCTTGCGGCCGGTGTGGACGTAGAAATTAAGCTCTAA
- the rplC gene encoding 50S ribosomal protein L3, translating to MRSGVIAQKLGMTRIYTEAGEHVPVTVLKIENCQVVAQRTVEKNGYTALQLGVGKAKVKNVSKPMRGHFAVAQVEPKRKLAEFRVSEENLIEVGAELTADHYVAGQHVDVVGTSIGKGFAGSMKRHNFGGGRATHGVSVSHRAHGSTGQCQDPGKVFKGKKMAGHMGSTRVTTQNLKVVKTDADRGLVLVQGAVPGSKGGWILIKDAVKKARPEGAPLPGAIRTADAPVAEAAAAEGEE from the coding sequence ATGCGTTCTGGTGTGATCGCACAGAAGTTGGGAATGACCCGCATTTATACCGAAGCCGGCGAACATGTTCCGGTTACGGTTCTCAAGATTGAGAATTGCCAGGTTGTTGCTCAGCGTACTGTAGAGAAAAACGGCTATACCGCCCTTCAGTTGGGTGTGGGTAAAGCCAAAGTAAAGAATGTTTCGAAGCCTATGCGCGGCCATTTCGCCGTAGCGCAGGTAGAACCGAAACGTAAACTTGCTGAATTCCGTGTAAGCGAAGAGAACCTCATTGAGGTTGGAGCTGAGCTGACTGCGGACCATTATGTTGCTGGTCAGCATGTGGATGTTGTTGGTACGTCTATTGGTAAAGGCTTCGCCGGTTCCATGAAACGCCACAACTTCGGTGGTGGACGCGCTACTCACGGCGTATCCGTATCTCACCGTGCCCACGGCTCGACTGGTCAGTGTCAGGATCCAGGCAAGGTCTTCAAAGGCAAGAAGATGGCTGGTCACATGGGCTCGACTCGTGTAACCACGCAGAATCTGAAGGTTGTCAAAACCGATGCCGACCGTGGTCTGGTTCTGGTTCAGGGTGCTGTTCCTGGTTCCAAAGGTGGTTGGATCCTTATCAAGGACGCCGTCAAGAAGGCACGTCCTGAAGGGGCTCCGCTTCCAGGTGCTATCCGTACTGCCGATGCTCCAGTAGCTGAAGCAGCAGCAGCGGAGGGTGAAGAATAA